In the Flavobacterium acetivorans genome, one interval contains:
- a CDS encoding TonB-dependent receptor, giving the protein MKKIALLFLFLNASFLFAQKEISGLVKDNTGTILPGVNIVEKGTSNGVSSDSNGTYRINVKEGATLVFSYVGFTTVEKLALNSKTDIVLSPEGGQELKEIQVVGSRNTKRTVVNSAVPIDVINVRDVTTQSGKLEINELLQYVAPSFNANKQSGSDGADHVDPASLRGLGPDQTLVLINGKRRHQSSLINIFGTRGRGNTGTDLNAIPASSIKRIEILRDGAAAQYGSDAIAGVINIVLNDNVDELTGSITYGAFNTNAKGDFLSGTANTDGYRLDKNGNGNSFGKNQNFDGGSLKIAANYGVALGEKGGFANFTAEYLNKNKTLRPGYDFRKGFGEAEIQGFNFFGNMAIPVSDKTQFYAFGGRNYRDTDAYAFTRNGGERVVESIYPGGYTPRITSNILDNSLAAGFRTETASGWKIDISNTYGKNLFHYFIKGTINASLEAASPLEFDAGGHSLSQNTMNFDFSKNYSSVLNGMNLAFGAEFRTEKFEIFAGEEGSYTTYDTNGRPITDPANQSAPTIPNPDYDPSDPDSPAVLSRPGGSQGFPGYSPANEVDKSRTNLSLYTDAEFDVTDSFLVSTAVRFENYSDFGSTLNGKLAARLKATKNINFRGSISTGFRAPSLAQIYYNLRFTNFNAGGAVEVILSPNNSPVTKAFGIQKLNEEKAVNASLGFTSSFGDFTATVDGYYIKVKDRIVLTGYFDASTLNIGVSEAQFFTNGVDTRTAGLDMVFAWKKSFGDSKFGATLVGNINDMKIDNVKNKNLDEGTFFGKREKAFLLASAPKSKFGLNLNYSKNKFDAGLAFTHFSKVVLVDYADEDDVYNAKTVTDLTLGYKLSKNLKLSVGSNNLFNIYPDKQDEQGNTEAGGYWDAVQMGFSGAYYYARLGFNF; this is encoded by the coding sequence AACACTGGCACAATATTACCAGGAGTTAATATTGTAGAAAAAGGAACTTCAAATGGTGTTTCCTCGGATTCAAATGGAACCTATAGAATAAATGTCAAAGAAGGTGCAACATTGGTTTTTAGCTACGTAGGCTTTACAACTGTAGAAAAACTAGCCTTAAATTCCAAAACAGACATAGTATTATCCCCTGAAGGAGGCCAAGAACTGAAAGAAATTCAAGTTGTAGGCTCTAGGAATACCAAAAGAACCGTTGTAAACTCAGCAGTTCCTATAGATGTAATCAACGTTAGAGATGTTACTACACAAAGCGGAAAATTAGAAATCAATGAATTATTACAATATGTTGCCCCCTCTTTTAATGCCAATAAGCAATCCGGATCGGATGGTGCTGACCACGTAGATCCAGCCTCATTAAGAGGTTTAGGTCCTGACCAAACACTTGTCTTGATTAACGGAAAAAGAAGACATCAATCCTCACTCATCAACATATTTGGAACTCGTGGTCGTGGAAACACAGGAACGGATTTAAATGCCATTCCGGCCTCTTCAATTAAAAGAATAGAAATCCTGAGAGATGGTGCCGCTGCTCAATATGGCTCTGATGCCATTGCGGGGGTAATTAATATTGTCCTTAACGACAATGTAGACGAACTAACTGGTTCTATAACTTATGGAGCATTCAACACCAATGCAAAAGGAGATTTTCTTTCTGGTACCGCAAACACAGACGGATATCGTTTAGACAAAAACGGCAATGGAAATTCATTTGGGAAAAATCAAAATTTTGATGGTGGATCTCTAAAAATAGCTGCAAATTATGGTGTCGCCCTTGGAGAAAAAGGAGGTTTTGCTAATTTCACCGCAGAATATTTAAACAAAAACAAAACCTTGCGTCCCGGATATGACTTTAGAAAAGGATTTGGAGAGGCCGAAATACAAGGTTTCAACTTTTTTGGAAACATGGCGATTCCTGTTTCTGACAAAACCCAGTTCTACGCCTTTGGAGGAAGAAATTACAGAGACACTGATGCCTATGCTTTTACCAGAAATGGCGGAGAAAGAGTAGTTGAATCTATTTACCCAGGTGGATATACACCTAGAATTACTTCAAATATTCTTGACAATTCTCTTGCTGCAGGTTTCAGAACTGAAACAGCAAGTGGCTGGAAAATTGACATTAGCAATACTTATGGAAAAAACCTTTTCCATTATTTTATTAAAGGAACCATCAACGCCTCATTAGAAGCAGCTTCTCCTTTAGAATTTGATGCCGGAGGACACAGCTTAAGTCAAAATACGATGAATTTTGATTTTTCAAAAAATTATAGCTCGGTGTTAAACGGAATGAATCTTGCTTTTGGAGCTGAATTCCGTACGGAAAAATTTGAGATTTTTGCTGGTGAAGAAGGTTCTTATACTACTTATGACACTAACGGACGCCCTATTACAGATCCAGCAAATCAATCTGCTCCTACCATTCCTAATCCTGATTATGATCCTAGCGATCCGGATTCTCCAGCAGTTCTATCAAGACCCGGAGGCTCTCAAGGTTTCCCTGGTTACAGTCCAGCTAATGAAGTAGACAAAAGTCGTACTAACTTATCCCTTTATACTGATGCCGAATTTGACGTAACCGACAGCTTTCTTGTAAGTACAGCCGTACGATTTGAGAATTACAGCGATTTTGGAAGTACCCTTAACGGAAAACTAGCTGCCCGATTGAAAGCTACCAAAAACATCAATTTCAGAGGTTCCATAAGTACGGGATTTAGAGCTCCTTCCTTGGCACAAATTTACTATAATTTACGTTTTACTAACTTCAATGCTGGCGGAGCTGTAGAAGTTATTCTTTCTCCAAATAACAGCCCGGTAACAAAAGCCTTTGGCATTCAAAAACTAAACGAAGAAAAAGCAGTTAATGCTTCTTTAGGATTTACTTCTTCTTTTGGCGATTTCACCGCTACGGTTGACGGTTATTACATCAAAGTTAAAGACAGAATTGTACTGACCGGATATTTTGATGCCAGTACATTAAATATTGGAGTTTCGGAAGCACAATTTTTTACCAATGGTGTAGATACCAGAACCGCAGGTTTAGACATGGTTTTTGCCTGGAAAAAATCATTTGGTGATTCAAAATTCGGAGCTACACTAGTTGGAAATATCAATGACATGAAAATTGACAATGTAAAAAACAAAAATCTGGACGAAGGCACTTTCTTTGGAAAACGCGAAAAAGCCTTTTTATTGGCTTCAGCCCCTAAAAGCAAATTTGGTTTGAATCTTAATTATTCTAAAAATAAATTTGATGCAGGTTTAGCTTTTACGCATTTCAGCAAAGTTGTCTTAGTAGATTATGCTGATGAAGATGATGTTTACAACGCAAAAACTGTTACCGATTTAACCTTAGGTTATAAATTATCCAAAAACTTAAAGCTGAGCGTTGGTAGCAATAACCTTTTTAACATTTATCCTGACAAACAAGACGAGCAAGGCAACACCGAGGCTGGTGGTTACTGGGATGCCGTTCAAATGGGATTCAGTGGAGCTTACTATTATGCAAGACTTGGATTTAATTTCTAA
- a CDS encoding 4Fe-4S dicluster domain-containing protein encodes MAIIITDECINCGACEPECPNTAIYEGADDWRYKDGTKLSGKVILPDGSEVDAEAAQTPISDDIYYIVPGKCTECKGFHDEPQCAAVCPVDCCIPDDNHVESEETLLNRQSFLHNE; translated from the coding sequence ATGGCAATCATAATAACAGACGAATGTATCAATTGTGGCGCTTGTGAGCCAGAGTGCCCAAATACTGCAATATATGAAGGTGCAGACGACTGGAGATATAAAGACGGTACAAAACTAAGCGGAAAAGTAATTTTACCTGATGGTAGCGAAGTGGATGCTGAAGCGGCTCAAACTCCTATCTCAGATGATATTTATTATATTGTTCCTGGAAAATGTACAGAGTGTAAAGGTTTTCATGATGAGCCACAATGTGCGGCAGTTTGTCCTGTTGACTGTTGTATCCCAGATGATAATCACGTAGAAAGCGAAGAAACCTTGTTGAACAGGCAATCGTTTTTACATAACGAATAA
- a CDS encoding acyl-CoA reductase — protein sequence MTLETKKSVFVELGKFLSQFSENNSIKRPDVLQNDLFFEDFIQLINLSQSHNGWYTPEQVYFSIQSWATALTEENLNQWLAAYDLEKIQPKNIALILAGNIPLVGFHDFLSVLITGHNVMVKTSSNDQHLLPFLAKYIIAITPELAGKITFVEGKLENFDAVIATGSNNTARYFEYYFKEKPSIIRKSRNSVAVLNGKETKEQLVALGEDIFRYFGLGCRNVSKLFVPKGYSFDAFFEAIFEYQDVIHYEKYANNYDYNKAVFLMSNFKLLDNGFLTIKEDKSHASPISSVFYEFYENIEDIQNRLQTEKEQIQCIVSAGLIDNSVDFGQTQNPKLWDYADNIDTISFLLTI from the coding sequence ATGACATTAGAAACAAAAAAAAGTGTTTTTGTTGAATTAGGAAAATTTTTAAGTCAATTTTCTGAAAATAATAGCATAAAAAGACCCGATGTTTTACAAAACGATTTATTTTTTGAAGATTTTATCCAATTAATAAATTTATCCCAGTCCCATAACGGTTGGTACACGCCAGAACAAGTTTATTTCTCGATTCAATCTTGGGCTACGGCCTTAACAGAAGAAAATCTGAATCAATGGCTTGCCGCTTACGATTTAGAAAAAATACAACCAAAAAACATCGCTCTGATACTAGCAGGAAATATTCCTTTGGTAGGTTTTCATGATTTCCTCTCTGTCTTGATTACAGGGCATAACGTAATGGTAAAAACATCGTCAAACGACCAACATTTACTGCCTTTTTTAGCCAAATACATCATCGCCATAACACCCGAATTGGCTGGCAAAATAACTTTTGTTGAAGGAAAATTAGAAAATTTTGACGCCGTAATCGCAACGGGAAGCAATAATACGGCCCGTTATTTTGAATATTATTTCAAAGAGAAACCTTCGATAATTAGAAAGAGTAGAAACTCTGTCGCTGTTTTAAACGGAAAAGAAACCAAGGAGCAGCTTGTAGCTTTGGGCGAAGACATTTTTAGGTATTTTGGTTTGGGATGTCGCAATGTATCTAAATTGTTTGTACCAAAAGGATATTCTTTTGACGCCTTTTTTGAAGCGATTTTTGAATACCAAGACGTCATTCATTATGAAAAATATGCCAATAATTACGACTACAATAAAGCCGTTTTCTTAATGAGCAATTTCAAACTATTGGACAATGGTTTTTTGACCATTAAAGAAGATAAAAGTCACGCCTCTCCTATTTCGAGTGTTTTTTATGAGTTTTATGAAAACATAGAAGACATACAAAACCGATTACAAACGGAAAAAGAACAGATTCAATGTATCGTAAGTGCTGGTTTAATAGACAATAGTGTTGATTTTGGACAAACCCAAAATCCTAAATTATGGGATTATGCAGATAACATCGATACGATATCGTTTTTGTTAACAATATAA
- the serC gene encoding 3-phosphoserine/phosphohydroxythreonine transaminase encodes MKKHNYSAGPCILPQEVFEKSAQAILNFNNSGLSLLEISHRSDDFVAVIEEARALVIELLGLEGKGYKALFLSGGASLEFLMIPYNLMKENGKAAYLDTGTWASGAIKEAKIFGETVVVASSKDKNYNYIPKGYSIPADADYFHCTSNNTIFGTQMKEFPSVDIPLVCDMSSDIFSRTLDFSKFDIIYAGAQKNMGPAGTTLVVIKEEVLGKTGRTIPSMLDYEKHIKAESMYNTPPVFPIYGSLLTLQWLKKLGGIAAIEKLNNAKAALLYAEIDRNPLFKGSAVAEDRSTMNVTFLLHNEAHTPIFDAMWSEAGISGLSGHRSVGGYRASMYNALPLESVQVLVDVMKALESKV; translated from the coding sequence ATGAAAAAACACAACTACAGCGCAGGACCTTGCATTTTACCACAAGAAGTTTTTGAAAAATCAGCTCAAGCCATTTTAAATTTTAATAATTCTGGTTTATCTCTTTTGGAGATTTCACACCGAAGCGATGATTTTGTTGCCGTTATAGAAGAAGCAAGAGCATTGGTAATCGAATTATTGGGGTTGGAAGGCAAAGGATACAAAGCCCTATTTCTTTCAGGAGGAGCCAGTTTAGAATTCTTGATGATTCCTTACAATTTAATGAAAGAAAACGGAAAAGCCGCTTATCTTGACACAGGAACCTGGGCGAGTGGCGCTATCAAAGAAGCTAAAATCTTTGGAGAAACAGTGGTTGTCGCTTCTTCAAAAGACAAAAATTACAATTATATACCAAAAGGATACAGCATACCTGCAGATGCCGATTATTTCCATTGTACTTCTAACAATACGATCTTTGGTACCCAAATGAAGGAATTTCCTTCAGTGGACATTCCATTGGTTTGCGATATGAGTTCTGATATTTTCTCAAGAACTTTAGATTTTTCTAAATTTGACATTATTTATGCCGGTGCTCAAAAAAACATGGGTCCCGCTGGTACCACTCTAGTTGTTATCAAAGAAGAAGTTCTGGGAAAAACAGGCAGAACAATTCCAAGTATGCTGGATTATGAAAAACATATTAAAGCCGAGAGTATGTACAATACCCCTCCGGTTTTCCCTATTTATGGCTCACTATTGACCTTACAATGGTTAAAAAAATTGGGAGGAATTGCAGCAATTGAAAAGTTAAACAATGCCAAGGCCGCCTTGCTTTATGCTGAAATTGACCGAAATCCATTATTCAAAGGGTCAGCCGTAGCCGAAGACCGCTCTACTATGAATGTGACTTTTTTATTGCATAATGAAGCGCATACCCCTATTTTTGATGCTATGTGGTCCGAAGCTGGCATTTCGGGCTTATCAGGACACCGCTCAGTAGGTGGCTATAGAGCTTCGATGTACAACGCCCTTCCTCTGGAAAGCGTTCAGGTACTAGTTGATGTAATGAAGGCATTGGAATCAAAAGTTTAA
- a CDS encoding DUF6146 family protein, whose product MKNSLYIIAIIFCVLIGCTSSKSTMVKKQKPTGTKNDTVRIANEELEYEVIIIDPGFSSWLASTAMPRNYYSQSYLENKNQLWISEWNSRVAQPFRYNPNLYEMTINYDPTINYGYEVNYLIYNYLVYFQNTYRQKLFGHVPLR is encoded by the coding sequence ATGAAAAATAGCCTTTACATTATAGCAATTATTTTTTGTGTACTCATTGGTTGCACCAGTTCCAAATCGACTATGGTGAAGAAACAAAAACCAACAGGCACTAAAAATGATACCGTTAGGATTGCCAATGAGGAACTCGAATATGAAGTTATTATCATTGATCCAGGATTCAGCTCTTGGCTTGCTTCTACAGCAATGCCTAGAAACTATTATTCCCAATCCTATTTAGAAAACAAAAACCAATTGTGGATTAGTGAATGGAACAGCCGTGTTGCCCAACCTTTCAGATACAATCCCAACCTCTATGAAATGACCATTAATTATGACCCTACTATCAATTATGGTTATGAGGTAAATTATTTAATTTACAATTACTTGGTTTATTTCCAAAATACCTACCGACAAAAATTATTTGGTCATGTTCCCCTAAGATAA
- a CDS encoding DUF6787 family protein, with the protein MEKLKKRWGIESNFQLTIIFIVFAITGSTSAWLSKPFCLWLGITSEDLNFWFTPVRLLLIFPIYQVLLVLFGFLFGQFTFFWAFEKKMLKRMGLGFLFKE; encoded by the coding sequence ATGGAGAAATTAAAAAAACGTTGGGGAATTGAATCCAACTTTCAGCTTACAATCATATTTATCGTTTTTGCCATTACTGGCTCTACTTCAGCCTGGTTATCTAAACCTTTCTGTCTTTGGTTAGGAATCACCAGCGAAGACTTGAATTTTTGGTTTACTCCAGTCAGATTACTTCTAATTTTCCCAATATACCAAGTGCTTTTAGTTCTATTTGGTTTTCTTTTTGGGCAATTTACCTTCTTTTGGGCATTCGAAAAAAAGATGTTGAAACGAATGGGACTGGGATTTCTCTTCAAAGAATAA
- the msrA gene encoding peptide-methionine (S)-S-oxide reductase MsrA, whose product MNKQGEMEISTFAGGCFWCTEAVFLELKGVESVVSGYTGGKTANPTYKEICNGDTGHAEAIQISFNPNEISFGELLEIFFATHDPTTLNRQGNDVGMQYRSEIFYHNEDQKEISESYIELLTQENTFGKPIVTRISPATLFYPAEDYHQNYYNQHQEQGYCSYIITPKIEKLKKVYKDKLKK is encoded by the coding sequence ATGAATAAACAGGGAGAAATGGAAATATCCACATTTGCCGGAGGCTGTTTTTGGTGTACCGAAGCCGTTTTTTTAGAACTAAAAGGAGTAGAAAGTGTGGTTTCGGGCTATACAGGCGGAAAAACGGCAAATCCTACTTACAAGGAAATATGCAATGGAGATACGGGGCATGCAGAGGCGATTCAGATTAGTTTTAATCCAAATGAAATTTCTTTTGGGGAATTGCTTGAAATATTTTTTGCAACCCACGATCCTACAACCTTAAATAGACAAGGGAACGATGTGGGTATGCAATATCGAAGTGAAATTTTTTACCACAATGAGGATCAAAAAGAAATTTCCGAGAGTTATATTGAACTATTGACTCAAGAAAATACATTTGGCAAGCCTATTGTAACTAGAATTTCGCCGGCAACGTTATTTTATCCAGCCGAAGATTACCATCAAAATTATTACAATCAGCATCAAGAACAGGGTTATTGTAGTTATATCATTACACCAAAAATTGAAAAATTAAAAAAAGTGTACAAGGATAAGCTTAAGAAATAA
- a CDS encoding ABC transporter ATP-binding protein, producing the protein MIEAKNLHKFYDQLHVLKGVDLHIKKGEIVSIVGASGAGKTTLLQILGTLDKPTVENGIELRINDEDILNMNDKTLSKFRNLNLGFIFQFHQLLPEFTALENVCIPAFIANKSKKETETEAKKLLTYLGLSHRMDHKPHALSGGEQQRVAVARALINKPAIIFADEPSGNLDTTSAENLHQLFFKLRDELGQTFVIVTHNDELANMADRKLVMVDGQISSQ; encoded by the coding sequence ATGATAGAAGCCAAAAATTTACATAAATTCTACGATCAACTTCATGTATTGAAAGGCGTGGATTTGCATATTAAAAAAGGAGAAATTGTCTCAATTGTAGGAGCTTCGGGAGCAGGAAAAACCACTCTTTTACAAATTTTAGGAACTTTGGACAAACCCACTGTCGAAAATGGAATCGAATTGCGTATCAATGACGAAGACATTTTGAACATGAACGACAAAACTTTATCCAAATTCAGAAATTTGAATTTAGGTTTTATCTTCCAGTTTCATCAATTATTACCTGAATTTACAGCGCTAGAGAATGTTTGTATTCCCGCTTTCATCGCCAATAAATCTAAAAAAGAAACCGAAACAGAAGCCAAAAAATTATTGACTTATCTGGGGCTTTCCCATCGAATGGACCATAAACCTCATGCCCTTTCGGGAGGAGAACAACAACGCGTAGCGGTTGCAAGAGCCTTAATCAACAAACCTGCAATCATTTTTGCTGACGAACCATCTGGAAACCTGGATACTACCTCAGCCGAAAACTTACATCAATTATTCTTCAAACTAAGAGACGAATTAGGTCAAACCTTTGTAATTGTTACTCATAATGATGAATTGGCCAATATGGCTGATCGTAAATTAGTTATGGTTGACGGACAAATTAGTAGCCAATAA
- a CDS encoding TIGR02757 family protein: MTKLELKDFLDEKFIQYNTLDFIDSDPVQIPHLFSQKEDIEIAGFLSATIAWGNRKMIIKNSHRMMDLMGNTPYDFVMSHTPSDLERLDSFVHRTFNAQDLSFFIQSLKNIYQNHNGLESVYSKNQEPESLQKSISEFKKVFFEIPHHYRTQKHVSDPMNNSAAKRINMFLRWMVRQDNKGVDLGIWKTISPAALSCPLDVHSGNVARKLGLLSRKQNDAKALAELDAQLRKLDPKDPAKYDFALFGLGVFEGF, from the coding sequence ATGACAAAGTTAGAACTCAAAGACTTTCTTGACGAAAAATTCATTCAATACAATACGCTGGATTTCATTGATAGTGATCCTGTGCAAATTCCCCATCTCTTTTCTCAAAAAGAAGACATAGAAATTGCTGGATTTTTGAGTGCCACTATTGCTTGGGGCAATCGTAAAATGATTATAAAAAATTCGCATCGGATGATGGATTTGATGGGTAACACGCCTTATGATTTTGTGATGTCGCATACTCCATCTGATTTAGAGCGATTGGATAGCTTTGTTCATCGCACTTTTAACGCACAAGACCTCAGCTTTTTTATTCAAAGTTTAAAGAATATTTACCAAAACCACAATGGTTTAGAAAGCGTCTATTCAAAAAACCAAGAACCGGAATCATTACAAAAAAGCATTTCGGAATTCAAAAAAGTTTTCTTTGAAATTCCGCATCACTACCGCACGCAAAAGCACGTTTCGGATCCCATGAACAATTCGGCTGCAAAAAGAATCAATATGTTTTTAAGATGGATGGTGCGCCAAGACAACAAAGGCGTTGACTTAGGGATATGGAAAACGATTTCTCCTGCTGCCTTATCCTGTCCGCTTGATGTACATTCAGGAAATGTAGCCCGAAAACTGGGCTTGTTATCCCGAAAACAAAATGATGCAAAAGCACTTGCCGAACTGGATGCACAACTTCGAAAATTAGACCCAAAAGATCCGGCCAAATATGATTTTGCTTTATTTGGATTAGGTGTTTTTGAAGGTTTTTAA
- a CDS encoding response regulator transcription factor, with protein sequence MSESKKILLAEDNSILSLLLKFKLEKAGYNLFIAENGKEAIEIIEQQKPEIILTDVMMPFVSGLEIISHVRNKLDLITPVIVFSSAGQEEMVLNAFNLGATDFMAKPFSPNELIIRIKRLLQ encoded by the coding sequence ATGAGTGAATCTAAAAAAATACTTTTAGCAGAAGACAATTCAATACTCTCATTATTGCTAAAATTCAAATTAGAAAAGGCCGGATACAACCTTTTTATTGCAGAAAACGGTAAAGAAGCCATAGAAATAATTGAGCAACAAAAACCCGAAATTATTCTCACTGATGTCATGATGCCTTTTGTCAGCGGTTTGGAAATAATCAGTCATGTAAGAAACAAACTGGACCTTATAACCCCTGTTATTGTTTTCTCATCTGCAGGTCAGGAGGAAATGGTTCTCAATGCTTTTAATCTTGGTGCCACTGATTTCATGGCCAAACCATTTAGTCCAAACGAATTAATTATCCGAATTAAAAGATTATTACAATAG
- a CDS encoding HEAT repeat domain-containing protein → MVNLYQNIVDYLKNAPEVIQLLWALITTLTLIISSLILYLKHSRSRLRTKERIQKVYQKKYESDLIEYLYSGNEDNEISVEQQQIVTYFKKCATNRLKRKLIITTLLKLRNEISGETADAIQRLYYQTEIMNSASSKLKHKKWNVVARAINELTQFEIKEVHDQIIQLINHPKREVRKEIQMYLVKLFHFEGLDFLNVLTTPLSEWDQIQLLEILQKFDDQEIPDITNWLNSSNDSVAIFALKLAKIYNQFEAKDAIISLLNHPDKEMRIEAIDVLSHMGVIEAVPVLKNNFDQLSLDEQIAFFKMMENMHEANDEEFFIPFMNHVNFDIRVSAIKIVKAIEIKKPNPFKIIASEKEATENTDLIKAS, encoded by the coding sequence ATGGTAAACCTATATCAAAATATTGTTGACTATCTTAAAAACGCACCCGAAGTTATTCAATTGCTATGGGCTTTGATTACTACTTTGACCCTTATAATAAGTAGCTTGATCCTTTATTTAAAACACTCAAGATCAAGACTAAGAACCAAAGAAAGAATCCAGAAAGTCTACCAAAAAAAATATGAATCAGATTTGATAGAGTATTTGTATTCTGGCAATGAAGACAACGAAATCAGTGTTGAACAACAACAAATTGTTACCTATTTCAAAAAATGTGCTACAAATAGGTTGAAAAGGAAACTTATCATTACGACTTTATTGAAGTTACGAAATGAAATTTCGGGTGAAACGGCAGATGCTATTCAAAGACTTTATTATCAAACCGAAATTATGAACTCAGCTTCTTCCAAGTTGAAACATAAAAAATGGAATGTGGTAGCAAGGGCGATAAATGAGCTGACACAATTTGAGATTAAAGAAGTCCATGACCAGATTATTCAGCTGATAAATCATCCTAAAAGAGAAGTTCGAAAGGAAATACAAATGTATTTAGTCAAATTATTCCATTTTGAAGGTCTTGATTTTTTAAATGTTTTAACCACTCCTTTGTCTGAATGGGATCAAATTCAATTGTTAGAAATTCTTCAAAAATTTGATGACCAAGAGATTCCGGATATAACAAACTGGTTAAATTCCTCAAATGATTCCGTTGCCATTTTTGCTTTGAAACTGGCAAAAATATACAATCAATTTGAAGCCAAAGATGCCATTATAAGCCTTCTAAATCATCCTGATAAAGAAATGAGAATTGAAGCCATTGACGTCTTGTCCCATATGGGCGTTATTGAAGCGGTTCCTGTTTTGAAGAATAATTTTGATCAACTGAGCCTTGACGAACAAATTGCTTTTTTTAAAATGATGGAAAACATGCATGAAGCCAATGATGAAGAATTCTTTATACCCTTTATGAATCATGTAAATTTTGACATCAGAGTCTCAGCAATAAAAATCGTGAAAGCAATTGAAATCAAAAAGCCAAATCCTTTCAAAATAATCGCATCCGAAAAAGAAGCTACTGAAAACACTGACTTAATCAAAGCCAGCTAA